DNA sequence from the Candidatus Sysuiplasma acidicola genome:
ATTGTCGCGGCCCCTCCCTTTCCCTTCTCAAAGAAACCTAGATCTTCGATGTTGAGTATTTCGGATATCGTATATGAGTCGTGTATTTCGGCAATTTTGATGTCTTTCGGCGACACGCCCGCGTATCTGTATGCCTTGGCTGATGCCACCTTTACCGAATCAAATCGCGTTATACTGCTCCTGTGATGCAAAGCAAGCGTGTCCGTTGCGGCAGACGATGCAGCTATGACTACGGGTTCGTCTGTATATTTCCTGGCGATTTCGAGAGGCGCGAGTATCACTGCAGCGGCTCCATCCGAAATTGGGGCGCAGTCAAAGACGCCGAGCGGATCGGCAACCTTCGGCGCATTAAGCACAACGTCGATGTCAATCGCCTTCTGGAACTGAGCCATCGGATTCAGGGCACCATTTCTGTGGTTTTTCACAGCCACGCTCGCTATCTGCTCCCTCGTTGTACCGAATTCATGCATGTGCCTTCTCGCAATCATTGCATGCAGGCTGGCCATTGTTGCGCCGGCGAGTCCCTCCCATTGCTGGTCACCGCCGGCCATCTGAATTCTGGGTATCTCATCATCACCGACGTCCGTCATTTT
Encoded proteins:
- a CDS encoding thiolase domain-containing protein; this encodes MRDVAVIGIGDTRFGELWEHSLRDIGMQAGIMAVGDANIVGEQLDALYIGNMAAGSLIDQEHLGAMVADYSGLSQLHLPAVRIEAAGASGGMALREGYMAVASGMHDFVMVAGAEKMTDVGDDEIPRIQMAGGDQQWEGLAGATMASLHAMIARRHMHEFGTTREQIASVAVKNHRNGALNPMAQFQKAIDIDVVLNAPKVADPLGVFDCAPISDGAAAVILAPLEIARKYTDEPVVIAASSAATDTLALHHRSSITRFDSVKVASAKAYRYAGVSPKDIKIAEIHDSYTISEILNIEDLGFFEKGKGGAATMEGMTEINGVVSVNTSGGLKSRGDPMGATGIAQAVEIVRQLRGKGEKRQVSNAEYGLTLNVGGTGATSVVHILRRA